TGTGTCGTGCAATGCTGCCCGCAAACTTGTCCTCTCCGTAATCCCGGATGATGCGGGTCAGTTCCGCTTCGCTGTATTCGTTGACGATGTCTCGCGCCGTCAGGGACTGCCGCTGATCCATGCGCATATCCAGCGGTGCATCTTCCCGGTAGGAAAATCCCCGTTCCGCGGTGTCCAGCTGATAGGAGGAAACCCCCAGATCCAGCACAATGCCGTTGACCTTCCGGATGCCCAGCTCCTCCAGCACCCGGCGCATCTCGCAGTAATTGCTGCGGACGATGGTCACCCGGTCGCCGAATTCAGCCAGCCGTTCTCCCGCTGCCGCAATGGCAGCCGCATCCTGGTCAATGCCGATGAACCGTCCCTTTTCTGATAATTGTCTGCATACATGCCAGGCATGTCCGCCGCCGCCAAGGGTGCCGTCCACGTAAATGCCGTCTGGCCGGATATGCAATCCTTCTATTGTCTCCTGAAGCAATACGGATACGTGTGAAAAACTCATGCCTGTCTGTTCTCCTGTTTCTAAATTTCTGCATCTTGCTATTCTGCTTTGGTATTCTGTCCGCGCGCGTGTTGTGTTTTACAGGGAAAGTCCGCGCTCTGCCATCATCTCGGCGATCTCGTTCATATCGTCAATATTGGTAGCCTGTTCCCAGCGATCCTTATCCCAGATCTCGATGCGCTCCATCATGCCTGCCAGAACCACATCCTTATCTATCCCCACATGTGTTCGAAGCGATGCAGGCAGCAGGATTCTTCCCTGCTTGTCGAATTCGCATTCCGATGCTCCGGCGATAAACTGCCGTTTGAACTTTCGTTCCGATTCCTTCAGCAAATTCAGGCCAGCGAACTTCTCCACCATCTTTTCCCACTCTTCCATGGGATACAGATATAGACAGGTATCCAATCCCTTCGTCACAACCATCTTGTCCCCAAGCTGTTCGCGATATTTCGAAGGAATGATCAGCCTGCCTTTTGCGTCCACACTATGCTGGTATTCACCCATAAACATATTGGATCACCTGCTCTCTGGCCGGGGGCTTGTCTTTTCCACCACAAATCCCCCCACTTGCTACCACCTTTCACCACAATTCACCACTTATGAGTTCATTCTAGTGCATTTTTCAGGAAAGTGCAAGGCTTTTTCTCAAAAACCTCACAAAAGGCCGGTGCCAATTCATGGAAAAACAATCCTCTTGCAGCTCATTTTTGCTCATGAAAAGAACATACGAGTGCACTGTAACCCGCCCAAAAGGTCTCCACCGCCACTCACTCCCACTTTTTTGACTGTAAAAACAGGGGCACAGGACATTTTGTCCCCACCTTCCCCCCACAAAGTGACGGCCACCTCCACCTGTTCCCACTCGTGAACTTCCCAATCAAAGAAAATCTCACCCTCAAACGGCGGCATGGCTGACACAACGCAGCCAAGTCCACATTTTCCACACACAGGGTTTTCTGGAAATATATTTTACGAATGGAACTGGGGAGAGGTTCATGCTATAATATAGAAGAAATACGATTTTCTTTTACAAAGGGAGGAATATGATATGAAAAAATGGATACAGGCAGGATGCGTGGCTCTCGTCACGGTTCTGATGATCGTTGTGGGCTGTGTGTCCAAGAACCCCTGGCAGGTGCTGGCCCGGTCTGTCGCCAAACAGGCCACCCTTACCGATCTGGATACCAGTGTTGCTATGGAAATGACGCTGTCCCAGGAGGGGCAGAAGGTGTCCGTCGTCTCCGACATGGATCTGAAATGCTCCGGCATCAACACACCGGATATGAAGTACGCCACCGATTCCGCCATGACGGTATCGGCTCTGGGCATCACCCAGCAGCTGGATATGCAGACCTACTATTATGACGGCTGGTGCTATACCGACATGATCGGGGAGAAGTACAAATACGCCACCGATCTGAGCACCATCATGAACTCGCTGCAGCAGAACATGAACACGTCCAATCTCACGGCTGCGCAGATGCTGGATCTGTCCATGACAGAGGAAAACGGGCAGACCGTTCTGGCCTTCACCGCAGACCCGACGCAGATGAACGAACAGGTAAAAGAAGCGCTGGGACTCATCGGCGATCAGCTGGCTTCTCTGGGAGAGATCGCCATGGATGTCCATGATGTCCACGGCACTTACACCATCAACAAGGATGGCTATTACACCGCCGCCCATGTGATCATGTCCTATGAGATGAGCATTCTCGGCATTTCCATCCCGGTGGACGCAGACATCCACATGACCTTCAACAACCCCGGAGAGCCCGTAAACGTGGAACTGCCGGATCTGTCCGCCTATAACGAAATAGAGCTCCCGGAAGCAGATTAACTGCTTTCGAAAGCTCTATAAAGATTTTTGTTCAGCTGCTACTCGAGCGTCAGCGTCATGCTGGCGCTCTTTGCGTTGGTGGGCACAAATTCCACTGCCTCCAGCAGCGCATCGGACGTATCGCTGACGGAGTAAACCTCGCAGGCTGTCACGGTAGCCCCGGGCTGTACTTCGGTCTTGTAGTTGTTCATCTCGTCATTCATCTCTGCCACGGAAGCCTTGCCGCACTCGCTGCCGTTCTGGGTCAGCTTCGTGTAGGATACGGACGGGATGGACACGGCCTGATCGCTGTTGTTGGTGAAATCATAATAAACATACACACAGGGACTGCCGTTCACATCTTCCCCCATCTCATGCCGCACATATTTGAGGGTAAAGGAATCGGTCACCAGATTCAGTGTACCGGAGGCGTCCGTACTCTGAGAAGCATCCGTGGACGTTCCGTCTGTGCCGGTCTCGCTGCCAGCCGCCGTACCATCCGCAGCCGTGCCATCCGTTCCGGTCTGGGTGCCATCTGTGGCCGTCCCGTCGCTGCTCTGGGTCTGGGTACCGTTCCCCTGCGCAGCAGAGCCTTTGACCAGCAGACAAACCACTGCCGTGAGCACCACTGTCACAACGAGAAGCACCACCGGCACTGTCAGTCCCCGCTGCCGGTGCAGACACAGAAAAACAAGGAAAAGAACTGCCAGCACTGCTGCTGCCACGGCCCACAGCTTCCATTCGTTCATCTTCGATGCATGGATGAGGCAAGTGATATCTGCCAGCAGGCAGAACAGGAACGGTGTCAGAAATGCCACCGGCGCTGCCCGGTGCCGCATCTGAATGGCCATCACGCCCCCAAAGAAGAACAGCACCGCCGGGATCAGTCCCAGCATACCGATGCCTGCGCCTTCCTTGAACACACCGGCCAGCACCGACCGGTACACAAGCCCCAGGGCAGCCAGGATACACAGTACGCCCAGCCCCAGTCTGGCTCCCGTGAACCGCGGCCCTCTGCGTCCTCTTCCTCCTGCTCTTCTGCGATGATCCTGCTGACGGCTCCCCGCTCCGCCGCCGCGACTGTTTCTCTGACTGCTCATCTTATCTTCACTCCTTCTTTATTCCAAACCCCACAGGGATTCTGTTCGACTTCTATACTACCACATTCCCCTCCGTCAGAGTGAATTTCCATAAATTTTTCACAGGTTTGTCATAAAATTTTAAGATTTCGCCTGCGTTTCTGCCTTCCTGTGCTTCCGTCCAACGAGGATGATACCAAGAGAAACAACTACCATCGCCACCGCCAGCATCTGGGAAACCGCAAGCCCAGTTCCGAAGAAAATCAGCTGGTCTGTCCGCAGGCCCTCAATCCAGAAACGGCCAATGCCGTAAAGGAGCAGATACAGGCAGAACACTTCACCGTGGAATTTCTTTTTCGGCGAATACCAGATAAGAAAAAGAAGCACACATAAATTCCACAGAGATTCATACAGGAAGGTGGGATGCACCTGAATATAATCAATACCGCCTACGTTCATGATATGTGCCGCCAGATCTGCACTGATATCCGACCGGCGCACCGCACTCACCGGCAGCTGCATAGCCAGAAGATTATCTGTATAACCGCCAAAAGCTTCCCGATTGAAGAAATTACCCCAGCGTCCAACCACCTGTCCCAGTATCAGCCCCAGCCCAGCCGTATCCGTCAGCAGGCCAAAGGGCTGTTTTTTCACTTTGGCAAACACAAATACGGTGGCGATGGCTGTCAGCACACCACCGTAGATGGCCAGACCGCCGTTGCGGATATTGAAAATACTGAGCAGGTCGTCCTTGTACATATCCCATGCAAATACCACATAATACACCCGGGCACCAATAATAGAAAGCACCACAGCGATCATGGCCAGATCCAGATACATCTCCGGATCCTGACCGGTGCGTCTGGCCTGCCACTGGGCCAGCATCAAACCACCGATGATGCCGATGCCAATAACGATGCCATAATAGGCAATGGTAAATCCGCCAATCGATATGCTCTTACCCACATGCTCCAGATAAATGCCCAGATGGGGAAAGTTGATATTCCAGTCCATAGACATCCCTCTCCTATACGTTAAAGCGGAACAGGATCACATCACCGTCTTTTACTACGTAATCCTTTCCCTCCAGACGGACAAGGCCCTTCTCTCTGGCTGCCGCATAAGCCTGGCAGTCCAGCAGATCCTTATAATTCACCACCTCAGCCCGGATAAAACCACGTTCAAAGTCTGTATGGATCTTGCCTGCCGCCTGAGGTGCCTTTGTTCCGGCCTTGATTGTCCATGCTCTCGTCTCATCCTCCCCGGAGGTCAGGAAGCTTAACAGCCCCAGCAGATGATAGCTTGCCCGGATCAGTTTCTCCAGACCGGACTCCTTCAGACCCAGATCCTCCAGGAACATGGCCTTCTCATCCTCCTCCAGCTGGGAGATCTCCTCCTCGATCTGGGCGCAGATGACAAACACCTCACTGCCCTCGCTCGCTGCATACTCCCGCACCTGCTGTACATAGGCGTTGCTTGCACCGTCGTCCGCCAGATCATCCTCGGAAACGTTGGCCGCGTAGATCACCGGCTTGTAGGTCAGCAGATTATAGGAAGCGATCCATGCCTGCTCATCCTCATCGTCCACCTGCAGGCTTCTTGCCAGCTTGCCATCCTCCAGATGGGCTTTGATCCGCTCCAGGAAAGCCACTTCCTTGGCCAGCTCCTTGTCATTCTTGGCGCCTCTGGACGCTTTTGCGATCCGGCGCTCCAGGATCTCCACGTCCGAGAAGATCAGCTCGAAGTTGATGGTCTCAATGTCCCGCAACGGGTTCACACTGCCGTCCACATGCACCACATTGCTGTCCTCAAAGCAGCGCACCACATGAACGATGGCGTCTACCTCACGAATATTGGACAGGAACTGGTTGCCCAGGCCCTCGCCCTTGGACGCGCCCTTTACCAGACCGGCGATGTCCACAAACTCAATGGTGGCCGGTGTCACCTTCTTGGAATGATACATGTCGCCCAGCAGACGGAGACGCTCATCCGGCACTGCCACGATACCGATGTTCGGGTCGATGGTACAGAACGGATAGTTGGCAGACTCCGCACCCGCCTTGGTCAGAGAGTTGAAAAGTGTACTTTTGCCGACATTCGGCAGACCGACGATACCTAATTTCATTTTATGTTTTACCTGTCCGAAAACCTTTGATTTATCGGGGTTTTCGCCTTTCCTTAGATTTCTTGTACGCCCTTTTTTCCTGCAACAAAAAAAGAGTCCAACGCAACTATATATGATAGCATAAGGACTCTTTTTTTTCAATCCAAACCGGATTTTCCCAACGACGAGTTAAAATTCATGAGCCAGAAAAAAACAACGGTAAACAGAATTCCCTTTATGACAGATGTCGCGGAAATCGCCCACCAGATCCCGGTAAGTCCGAATATACCGCTAAGCACGATGGCCAGAGGGATCCTTGCCCCGGTAAAAACAATGCTGATCACGCTGCAAAGATTGGTTCTGCCAAGCCCCGACAAAGCTCCGACTGTCGTAAGTTCAACACACATAAAGGCTTCGCTGAAACCGACAATCATCAAATATCCCACAGCAATTTCCATTGCACCGGCTTCATGGAAAAAGCATCCTGCGATCGTTTCCGGAAAAAACACAAATGCTGCCGTGATAAATAATCCCCATACACCGACACAAATGAAAGCTGCATTGTACCCTTTTTTGATCCGGTCTTTCTTTCCGGCACCGTAATTCTGTGCCACAAAAGCATTCAGGGCAGCCGCAAATCCATCTGCCGTGTTCCAGGAGACCGACTCGATCTGTCCGCCCACGCGTTGCGTTGCCACCGCGTCCGATCCATAGACGGATATCATACGGGTCAATACCATAGAAATCACACAATATGCCATTCCCTGTAATGCGCTCGGAATCCCTATCCGGCAGATCCCTTCGACATAGGTTCCGTGAATGTGGGAAAACAAATGGATCCCCTGTAAGGCATGTTCCTGTTTTTTCAGAAAAATACCGGCGATCAACAGCAGCATGACGATAGCCTGCGCCGTCACTGTAGCTATCGCTGCTCCCGCAGCACCAAGTTTCGGGCAAAAACCAATTCCCATAATCAGGAGTGGATCTAAAATCATATTCGCTGCCAGACCGACAAGGTTTGCCACAAAGGGCGTCTTCGAATCACCTTCAGCCATATACAACCCCGTCAATGTCAATGACAGAAAAGAAAATACAATGAATCCGCAGGCAATCTTTGTATAGGAAAGTGCCGCACGATAGGCTTCCGGATCCGACAACCGGAAAAATCCAACCAGTGGACGTACAAATACAAGCACTGCCAGAGCATAAACCATACCCATCATACAAGATAACTGTACTGCAGTCTGCGCATATCCATGTGCGCTTTCCCTGTCTCCCCGGCCTATGCACTGTGCGACCTGAACCTGTCCTCCCATGCGTGCCATCGTAGCCAGTCCCTGAGACAGCCAGGTAAACATGCCGCCGACACCGACACCAGCAACAGCCCTGGCCCCCAGCAGACCAATCCAGGCCATATCCGTAATATTATATAATGTTCCCAAAAAAGAAGATGCCATGATCGGAATGGCAAGTTTCGTCAATGTCTTAAAAATCGGGCCATTTGTCAAATTTGATTCCATAACTGCTTCCTGTCTCTTCAAAAAATGTTCTTTATGCACATTCCTACTTATCCGCCCTGTAAAAGCGCTCTTTTGAAAGAATATACATTTCTCTGCGTGTCTTTCCTATTATCCCTGTATTACAGCAGATATGCAAGCTTTATTTTAATGCCACAGAAAAACCGTAGCAGAAAAGGAGCTGACGCACCCGTCATACTGTGCGTCAGCTCCCTTTCTCTGCTCTTCATTTAAATTCTCTTATCTGTCCTCGGCAATTTCCTCATATACACCGCTTTTGGCATCCAGTGTTACAAAAGGAACCACCTCTCCATCTTTCTCTGCATAGACGGTATAGAATCCATCCTTGATTTCCTCATAGTGATCCACCGGAACCTTGTAAACCTCTTCAAACTGCTCTTCAAACTTGGGCTGCCAGTCTGCAAATGCAGACGTAAGCCCGTTGTCCTCTTCCTCCGTCTGCTCGTTCTCCATAATGGAGGATTCCACACCCTGCATACCGAGCGTACCTGCACTGCTGTTGCCCGCCTCGCTTGCATTGTCTGCTTTCTGACATCCGGACATAGATGCCAGCATACATACAGCCAGCAATCCTGCTGCCGTTTTCCCCATCGTCTTTACCATCTGATTCTTCATTTTCTTCATTCTCCTCTTTTACACACATAATGTAATCTATTCAGAATCAGTCCCTGGTCTCAAAGCAGGCCAGGATTCCTGTCTGAAACGAAATCATGCCCCGGTTCTCTGTCAGTTCATTGCTGACTCCCAGAGTGTTGGCACACGTCATGGTGTGCATATGCAGCGGATACTTGAATCCCTGCAGCGTAATGCCGGTCACATCTCCGCCAATGGGAAGCAGGGAAATGTACGACTTCGTACATGTCTTTCGCTCCTTCACATAGGTGCCTGGCCACAAAAGCCGAACCCGGTTATGCGCATCTACCAGTTCACAGGGGTAATCAGGCCCCAGTCCTGCCATCGCATAAATCGTGCCCAGCATATG
Above is a window of Oscillospiraceae bacterium NTUH-002-81 DNA encoding:
- a CDS encoding DUF6612 family protein yields the protein MKKWIQAGCVALVTVLMIVVGCVSKNPWQVLARSVAKQATLTDLDTSVAMEMTLSQEGQKVSVVSDMDLKCSGINTPDMKYATDSAMTVSALGITQQLDMQTYYYDGWCYTDMIGEKYKYATDLSTIMNSLQQNMNTSNLTAAQMLDLSMTEENGQTVLAFTADPTQMNEQVKEALGLIGDQLASLGEIAMDVHDVHGTYTINKDGYYTAAHVIMSYEMSILGISIPVDADIHMTFNNPGEPVNVELPDLSAYNEIELPEAD
- the rsmH gene encoding 16S rRNA (cytosine(1402)-N(4))-methyltransferase RsmH; translated protein: MSFSHVSVLLQETIEGLHIRPDGIYVDGTLGGGGHAWHVCRQLSEKGRFIGIDQDAAAIAAAGERLAEFGDRVTIVRSNYCEMRRVLEELGIRKVNGIVLDLGVSSYQLDTAERGFSYREDAPLDMRMDQRQSLTARDIVNEYSEAELTRIIRDYGEDKFAGSIARHIVRARQEHPVETTLELAEIVKESIPMKARRTGGHPAKRTFQAIRIELNRELDVLRDTLDDMIDLLDEDGRICIITFHSLEDRIVKTIFRKNEDPCICPKNLPVCVCGRKSKGKVITRKPILPSEEELENNSRSKSAKLRIFERRTEK
- the ychF gene encoding redox-regulated ATPase YchF — encoded protein: MKLGIVGLPNVGKSTLFNSLTKAGAESANYPFCTIDPNIGIVAVPDERLRLLGDMYHSKKVTPATIEFVDIAGLVKGASKGEGLGNQFLSNIREVDAIVHVVRCFEDSNVVHVDGSVNPLRDIETINFELIFSDVEILERRIAKASRGAKNDKELAKEVAFLERIKAHLEDGKLARSLQVDDEDEQAWIASYNLLTYKPVIYAANVSEDDLADDGASNAYVQQVREYAASEGSEVFVICAQIEEEISQLEEDEKAMFLEDLGLKESGLEKLIRASYHLLGLLSFLTSGEDETRAWTIKAGTKAPQAAGKIHTDFERGFIRAEVVNYKDLLDCQAYAAAREKGLVRLEGKDYVVKDGDVILFRFNV
- the lgt gene encoding prolipoprotein diacylglyceryl transferase produces the protein MDWNINFPHLGIYLEHVGKSISIGGFTIAYYGIVIGIGIIGGLMLAQWQARRTGQDPEMYLDLAMIAVVLSIIGARVYYVVFAWDMYKDDLLSIFNIRNGGLAIYGGVLTAIATVFVFAKVKKQPFGLLTDTAGLGLILGQVVGRWGNFFNREAFGGYTDNLLAMQLPVSAVRRSDISADLAAHIMNVGGIDYIQVHPTFLYESLWNLCVLLFLIWYSPKKKFHGEVFCLYLLLYGIGRFWIEGLRTDQLIFFGTGLAVSQMLAVAMVVVSLGIILVGRKHRKAETQAKS
- the mraZ gene encoding division/cell wall cluster transcriptional repressor MraZ; translated protein: MFMGEYQHSVDAKGRLIIPSKYREQLGDKMVVTKGLDTCLYLYPMEEWEKMVEKFAGLNLLKESERKFKRQFIAGASECEFDKQGRILLPASLRTHVGIDKDVVLAGMMERIEIWDKDRWEQATNIDDMNEIAEMMAERGLSL
- a CDS encoding MATE family efflux transporter codes for the protein MESNLTNGPIFKTLTKLAIPIMASSFLGTLYNITDMAWIGLLGARAVAGVGVGGMFTWLSQGLATMARMGGQVQVAQCIGRGDRESAHGYAQTAVQLSCMMGMVYALAVLVFVRPLVGFFRLSDPEAYRAALSYTKIACGFIVFSFLSLTLTGLYMAEGDSKTPFVANLVGLAANMILDPLLIMGIGFCPKLGAAGAAIATVTAQAIVMLLLIAGIFLKKQEHALQGIHLFSHIHGTYVEGICRIGIPSALQGMAYCVISMVLTRMISVYGSDAVATQRVGGQIESVSWNTADGFAAALNAFVAQNYGAGKKDRIKKGYNAAFICVGVWGLFITAAFVFFPETIAGCFFHEAGAMEIAVGYLMIVGFSEAFMCVELTTVGALSGLGRTNLCSVISIVFTGARIPLAIVLSGIFGLTGIWWAISATSVIKGILFTVVFFWLMNFNSSLGKSGLD
- a CDS encoding DUF5067 domain-containing protein → MSSQRNSRGGGAGSRQQDHRRRAGGRGRRGPRFTGARLGLGVLCILAALGLVYRSVLAGVFKEGAGIGMLGLIPAVLFFFGGVMAIQMRHRAAPVAFLTPFLFCLLADITCLIHASKMNEWKLWAVAAAVLAVLFLVFLCLHRQRGLTVPVVLLVVTVVLTAVVCLLVKGSAAQGNGTQTQSSDGTATDGTQTGTDGTAADGTAAGSETGTDGTSTDASQSTDASGTLNLVTDSFTLKYVRHEMGEDVNGSPCVYVYYDFTNNSDQAVSIPSVSYTKLTQNGSECGKASVAEMNDEMNNYKTEVQPGATVTACEVYSVSDTSDALLEAVEFVPTNAKSASMTLTLE